CGAGAGCAGTAATTCCAGGAGTAATCTCGCCGGGCTTTAGAAGATTTGGTCTCGTTTCGAACAGCGGCTGGCCCGCGCTAAATTGCGGACACTGTCGGTTCAGATAGCGAGCATTGTTACTAAAAGGCTTACTACCGGAAATATAGCGTCTTGGTACTTTTGCAATAAATAATACTTGAAAACTTgacaattttgaagctctaAACATATTGGCAATTGTAGATTAAAAACAGGTGCCTTCGAGAACTGGCTCTCCTAAAATATAAGGCCTCTTAACTGTGTTTTTACTTAGCTACTGTGGTCATCCGTTAGCACATTTTTTTAGTTAAAAGTGATTTTCTGACCCCGATATCACGATAAATCTCCAAAAGAGTTAATAGTAAATGAGTGAGGAACTTACCAAACGCTCTTGAGGGTCTTTTTGGAAGCGCTTATTTTCCTAATCTTTTGAGGCTTGTACGAATGCATGTCTAACGTGTCGTCTAGTTGAGAGTTCTTCCCATTGTCGAGAAAATCCCTTAAGTTCGGATGTTTCCTTTTAAGGGGACCGAGCGAATCCTGCGTGTCATCATCGATTCGAAGGGAAttgaaatcaaaagatgaGCCAATAGCCCTTTCATTTGTACACTGGTGAGTGCGGCTGAGCTGCTCGACTTTCTTGATAGCAGCGCTGATGCTTTCTAAGGAAGCAGAAACTTGCTCAGGAGTTTCAAACAAGGCGGTTGTATATGCCGCCTGTGCTTTAGCGGAGTTGAATATGAAGGACCATACTGGTTTTGTGTTCAACGGAAGCTCTCCCAAGTTTTTGACGACAATTCCGCTTTGATCTATGGTAATATAATTGGAAGACTTCAGGAACTGATTTTTGCTTGATGTTTGGGGCCGCCTCTCCTTTTCAAGGACAAACACCTCATCATAAAACAATATTGAGATAGAAACGTTGATacatcttttgatttcgGGGTCTGTATCTGTTCCTGCTAGAATTTCGTAAAATTCAGATAAAGTGGAAGGGAAATCCGGTTTCTTTATCATAAATCTGTAAATCCTTCGCAGCATCATAAAGGTTTTGAAACTCCAGGTCCTGCAGTTAAAGCTTTTCCCTTTCATCAAGCAAGAAATGCACTTATTAATGCTTGTTCTGCGATAGTTTCCATAGCATATTCTGTGCACTTTTCTCTTGCATTGAGTACAGCAAatactttttgaagttgacTGGGGGCAGGGGATAGCACACTGACAATCGTAGGTGTCATGTTCGTTTAGATGCTGAGTATTTGCCACTTCTGCTGAGGGGGCGGTAAGATAATTTTTGAGATACTTGGTTGTTTGGCTTAGCGGACGACGAGGTGTCTCAAAAGCCACCTGCGAAAAGCTTAAGTTGGTCTCTTCGATTGCATCGACTGGTTCAACTAAGCTGAAAGGATCAATGTCCCTTGTTGGAACAGGACTCGCATCGTTGGTGCTCTCGACTACTGAAAGGACTTTTAGCGACACCctgttttgaagtcagTAAAAATTCGTGCCTGCAATGGTGGATGCAGCTTACTTACTCGTGAAACTTAGTGTCAATAGACCCTACCGAATAGGTATCCAAATCAGCACTTTTGGGTATCTTGATAATTGAGGGTTTGTCATAGGTTGCATCTCTAAAGTACTGTGGCTGATATTCGGGTGGCGCGTTTTCATTGAAGAGCAAACGCATTGTCAAGAAGCGTTTTTCTGGGAGGGGCTCAAGTGACTGAGTAATGATTATAAACCTTCTCATAAGCTGTTGCACAACCCTTCTTGAATCAAGAAGTGAAACTTCTCCCTCTTCACCGTTGACGCCCATGGATACCTGCCCGTCGTCTCCGTAGCTAAAACTAAAAAGATAATTTTCGAGGAGATCGCTCGGCGCTTCTTCATGCGTAAAGACGCCCAAACTTAGAGCCTTCAAATACTTCACTTTGATAGATTGAAAAACGCCTTTTTCCAGCCAATCTAGAAACAAGTCTGCCTCTGGAGTTTTGCCGCGAACAAGCGTTTTAATTTTGATTGAATTCGCAGGCGCTTCATTCCTATCCTTATTGTAGTTCTTTATAACCTTTTCTGGAACGAAGCGCTGGTCAATGAAGTTATCGTCCGGAAAAAGCCCTCGCAAAAATGACAGACATCCAAATGACATTGTTAGCATTGTTTGcacgagtttttgagattgTTCACAAGTGATCCCTGTAGTTGTACTCACAACCGTCTTTGGCTTCGTCTGCTGAGCAGTAGACATTTTGTTTATATAAACGGTATTCAATAGGATATTTAGCGTCCAGTAACTGTGATGTGTGTTGACATTGAAATCTTGTCTGGACCCCGTCTTTTTTATACTATTCTATCCAAGGCTAAAATAGCCGCTGACTATTTCGTATTTAACTATCAATGTTATAATACCTTGCTCACCCCAATGAAGATGAGTCAAGTAATAACATCTTTTGGTGAGCTAGCTCATCTTGTGTTTTAGTTAAGTTAGCATATAATCATTCCCTTCCCAAAGTAGAACGCCGCCATACAGGTACTTGAGGTCTCAGCCGGAGGTATAAAATATCTTACCTTTTGATCTTTCCAAAACTAACAGCATTCACACCAGTACATggctttttgaactgtTTGCGACTTCGAAAGTCTCACACAACTCGAGCATTTTCCTTGGATGTGGCAGGCCACCGAGGGATGCATGCTAGTTGAGTGAACCTTCCAATCCATTATACTTGAGGCTTTTTCATGAAGCGGTATCCCCAAAGCCCAGAACGAACCTTGTATCCGCTTCTCGGGGGAAAGTTGTATGCCCCTCTCAAAATTTGAGTACTACGATGGCTTTCCCTGTGGTGTCTTTCTCGCTATGATGGATTCAATGGGTGATAGCTTCAATAGAAGCAGATACGCACCTTTCTCGCGATTTGATAGTTGAAAAGCATACCACTTTTCCGGGTGTCAGCAACGCTCAATAACGAGTTGTAGCTGGTGGCAGTGATCTGTTTTCACGGGTGCGCTTTGTGGAAAGTTAACTTGCAGCTAGTGAGCCTAATTTTATTTCAGGCTTCCAGTTGTTAATTCAGCTTTCCCTTGACATCGTCTAGAGCAAGCCATAAGATGCACAGAAATCAAAGCTCTGCGCTTGGGCAAATATTAAGAGGAGCGAATTGTCTGGTAGGAGTTCCTGCTTTTCGAAAGCACGGATTGATTTACAGGGGTAAGttctctccttcttcctGATATTACATACCCCACGATTATTTGCGAAACATTTTAGCATTCCTCAATGCACGGCGACAAATACCTTGAGGCGTTTACGATAACCAAACAGTCCAAAAAACTTGCTGATATGCCATTTTGATCTGGTCCACGCATCGCTCATTATCGGAGACCGCCTCTCACGTTTCTGCTTAATCGACACATGGCGTTCTTAATGATTAGATCATTCAGCCGTGCAGGGAATCTTGAAGTGGATGTACCAAGGACAAAGTATTGACACTAACTGACTTGGTCACCAGAACCATATTAGCGGCAGATATTAATGGAAGACTCTTCGATATTCTCACAAAGCTCCAAAGACGTTTCATCTGCGATCTCACTTTACAACATGCCGACAGGGGAGGACGCTTCGATAAGAGGACTGCTCGACTACGATCCCAGCGAAGAAGCCCAGTCTTCAGGAATCTCCCGGCCGCTGTCGAGGTCATCAGTGACCTCGTCACTTTCAATGGTTGCAACCAAAGACGGAGTCGAAGGAAGACGAGTGCACAGGTACGGTATTCCACAGTATTCACTGAACCTCCTGGATGCAATGTCGCAGCCTCCGCCGCTAAAAGGTAAGGTTCACACCAGACAAAATGCGCAAAGTCATCATCTAAGCCCTCAGGAGAACAAAGAGGATTCCGAAACGCAACTATACCAAGACTTAATGCATAGTCCTCCCATCACCCTGAAGGAAAAGATGCAACTTTTCAGGGACAATTCAGAATCTTCCCACTTGGACTACTCTGAGGAATCCTACCAGGAGGGTAGCACAAGTCTTTCTGGCAAAGACCAGCTACATAGCCTACATTCATACAAGAAGGACATTGCCAGCGAACGTGACGACAGCGATGACTACTCACAATGATATGCCGAAGGAGGAGCGTCCTGTGTTAATTGCAGTGTTTAAGCCTGCAAGCAAGGTTGATCAGGTACCGGCCTTGTTAGCGTTGGGCGGGAAGTTTGGCCCCTTCGAGCATATTTCAGGGGCGCTGAAGCGCAGACCCTCCTCACCCACGGGCATTAAGGCTAATCATCATCCGATAAGTTATAGTGCTCTGTGGACCCCCTCATGTGGGAGATAGCTATGTTTGTAAGCTGCTAAGCTTTAGGTACGTTTTTATTTAGagtttcaacaaaaatggTGAGcgccttgaaaaagacgaaCATTGGTATTCCGAACTTTGCAACATCAAACAAAGCGTGGTAACAGAACTCGAGTCATCATGCTTCGGTACAACCTGAGGATACCTGTCCAGGCGAAAAAAGCCATGGGCTCTTTGGCTCCTCTCCGCCCAATGAAGTCCCGCTTTGGGCTTCGTTGTATATCCGATAAGCCGAATGAGGTCTTTACGAAACTGTCCGATGACAACGATCCACAGAGAGATGCATTCTTCAAATACTCGTGGGGCTCATGGCTTGCGAACGACCGtcaagaaaaggaaaagagaaCCACCAAGTTTTCCATTGAGGGGCTAACAGATGTCATCAATGACCTTCATGCGCagtcaaaagagaaggcaaAGAGTGAAGCAAGTGAAGGCAACATTCCCCCCCCTTCATACAACCCCAATCTTACTGTTTCACTTTCTCACAACTTGTCTGCACTAACTCTAGGCTCCTTGAACCCCAATGAAACCTTAAGGGTGACAGCTATGGCTAGTATTCACGAGGGGAAACACCACAGAATTTACAAGGTTGATACGAATGCGGACAAGTCGTTTATTCTCAGGATTCCCTACGCTACGAACAGTGAGGCTGCCATTTCTTACAGGTTGAAGAGCGAAGTGGCCACTATGGATTTTGCCGACCTCAAGCTTGGGCtcaaagttccaaaagtGTATTGCTTTGGCGCCAATGCTTTGAACCCGATCCGCCAACCGTTTATTTTGGAGGAACATATTGAGGGAAGGCTTTTGATGCGCGACTGGAATCCACTTGAAGACGATGCCTCAGACAAGAAGGCGCACATATCAAAGTTGAACAAGGTCATTGACCCTTTGTCTCAGTTCcaatcaaagcttttgagcgtTGAATTCAACCAGTTCGGTAGCCTGTATTTCGCTAAAGATTACCCAGATAGTGAAGGGCCTGCCTACGAGGGCGAAAAGAACGAATCGTTGAAGAACAGATGGAGTGTTGGACCTTCTGTGGAAAGATGCTTTTGGAGACAAAAATCAGCCCTACCTTTGGACAAGCTGATGCAATTTGTTGGCCCTTggtcaaaatcaaagccTATGGATATTGTGAAAAGTTTGGGGCTACTGGAGGCTGAAAATGCAAAGTCTAGGCTGGCACTCCAGCAGACTGACGCGTCGCCTGCCCCCATTGAAGAATCGATACTCAGAGAGCAGGTTCGCAcctttgaaaacttggcTGAAATTTCGAGCTCGCTCTTCAACACCAAATCGCATGTGATTCCTAATATCGACTCACTGCTCAAGCCACGCCTATATCACCCAGACTTAGACCCTATGAATGTTTTGCTGGATGAAAAGGACAATAGCGCGCCTTATTTATTGGATTTCGAAAACACAAGCATCAAACCCTTCATCTTGCAAAACTCTCCGCAATTTGTGGCCTACGACGGCCCCAAGATCTACAACTTGGAGGAAGATGTTGAGGGTTACAAAGATTTGTCTGAGGCAGAGAAGGTCCAATACCAATTCATGTACAAGCGCACGCGTAACCAGCACCTGTGGGAGTCTGCACtgaacaagaactttaACAAGCTCATATCGGCGGTGGCTCCCCCCGTGAAGCTTCTCAGAAGTCCATACGTTGCTTGCGTCGAAAGAAAGAACGACATGGAGTACTTGCTGGTTGACGAGAGCCTCATTCAGCTGCGTGAGGTGTGGGAGGTATTCGCCAAGAACAAACTCGTCAGCGAGAAGAAATTTCCACTGGAGTACACCGAGGAGCAGCTACAGAAACATTCTACGGATCTTAACGCCTTCCACGAGCAGCTGATCAAAAGCCCATTTGCGGCAACCCAAGGCTGGATACCCCAAGACATGTTTGAAAACCTAGTAAAAGCTGGTATCTTgatcaaagacaagaacGGCGACTACACGATCAAGCAGTGATATCGTATCTCGCATATATAGTACTACTATTCATGAACACACATGTATTCGCAATTCGTTGATGCAAGACGCTCTGCAGTCCCCTTCAATTGGGTTGCTGCTCGAAGTGAGCACATGTCTCATCTGTACACTAATTAATATGACTAACTTTATGAAATCACGTGCTTTATACGACGAAGATCTCTATTAACAGCACAAGTGACTCGTTTCGTTTGAAGTCAGCAGCACAATGCTAGAGTCACTGCATATACACGTTTAACATGACCAAAGGTGGGCATACATGTCCGCCTCTGACAGCATTTGGAGTAGGAGTCCGGTACCCGCCGGTCTATCTGGCGTATTTGGTATCATTCGAATCAGAATCGAACCCAGCGAGCATAAGACTACTTCATAATGATTTAAACTAGCGCTAATTCACCacaaaaaagacaaaaggTCTCGAACAAGGTTGTAGACACTCAAAGCAGCGCCGCGAGAGTCACCGTCATATCACATGGCCCGCCactgaaaatttttctggACTCGCACATGTTATGACTGAACAGTGAAAAATTAAGAGTAATTGATGATGAGCTGTCGAGCTGACGCTGACGTGGAATTGGTACAAGGTATATAACAAGCGCGAACCGCTAGTTTACCAAAACTCAAGAATTTCTTGCAAAATAAGCTCAAATAACTTGAAACCCCAGAATGGCTTCCCCACAGCAAATCAACAATCTTCAGAATTCTTTTCAATCGGCCGTGAACTTGGGCGGATCGCCAGGTATCGTGTCGACCTCGCCCACGCAGTCGTTTATGAGCTCGGTGCCACGCAGAGTGAGTGCTTCGAGACAGActaaagctttgaagcctttCTCGACTGGCGACATCAAGATCTTGTTGCTGGAAAATGTGAACCAGACCGCAGTGGAAATCTTCAACGGTCAAGGCTACCAGGTGGAGTTCCACAAATCGTCTTTGAGTGAAGACGAACTAATCGAGAAAATCAGGGATGTGCACGCAGTCGGTATCAGATCCAAGACCAGATTGACGGAGAAGGTATTGAAGCACGCTAAGAACCTTGTGGTCATCGGATGCTTCTGTATTGGTACCAACCAGGTTGACCTCGACTACGCGGCCAAGATTGGAGTTGCTGTTTTCAACTCGCCTTTCTCCAACTCCAGATCAGTTGCTGAGCTTATTATGGCTGAGGTCATCTCCTTGGCTAGACAACTTGGCGACAGATCTATTGAAATGCACACCGGTACCTGGAACAAGGTTGCTTCCAAGTGTTGGGAGGTCAGAGGCAAGACGTTAGGAATCATCGGATATGGTCACATTGGTTCTCAGTTGTCTGTTTTGGCTGAGGCGTTTGGTATGCAGGTGTTGTACTACGATATCGTGACCATTATGGCTTTGGGTACTGCTAAGCAAGTTTCTACTCTGGACAAGCTGCTCAGTGAGTCGGACTTTGTTACCTGTCATGTTCCTGCTACCGAGGACACCAAGAACCTCTTATCCGCTCCACAGTTTGCAGCCATGAAGGATGGGTCTTACGTGCTGAACGCTTCTAGAGGTACAGTCATTGACATTCCATCCTTGATTCAGGCCATCAAGGCCGGCAAGATCGCAGGCACTGCCCTTGACGTTTACCCTCACGAACCCGCCAAGAACGGTGCCGGCGCCTTTAACGATGAGCTAAACAGTTGGATTTCTGAGCTGGTCTCTTTGCCAAATGTCATCCTGACACCACATATTGGTGGTTCCACCGAGGAGGCTCAAAGCGCTATCGGTATCGAAGTTGCCACTAATTTGTCCAAGTACATTAACGAGGGTGCGTCTGTTGGATCAGTGAACTTCCCAGAGGTCTCTCTGAGAGGTTTGGACCTGGATCAAGAAAACGTCGTGCGTGTTTTGTACATTCACCACAATGTGCCAGGTGTTTTGAAGACAGtcaacaacattttgtCGAACCACAACATTGAGAAGCAGTTCTCCGACTCCAGCGGTGACATTGCGTACTTGATGGCAGACATTTCCTCGGTAAATCAAAGCGATATCAAGGATATCTACGACCAATTGAACGCAACCGAATACAAGATCTCTATCAGGCTGCTGTATTAGGTGCAACACATTACCAAGCAGACTAAGCAACGCACTTACAAGTATATAATCACTTAGTCATATCGGCAATAGTTAATAAGAAATATTCGGTCTAACAGTTTGTCCACATCAAGCCTGTTATACAATGTTGATTGATTGACGGCCAGAAGGGCTTTCTGGTTACATTTAGCGCTCCATGACACTTCCTCGAAAACTTGACTTGTTTCACGTGACCAGGATTTGTAGGGTTTTACTCAAAAAAGTCGGTGGCAAATAAAGCTCCTCAGATTAAACAACCTTTTAAACATATATCATAAACAATCCCGATCTTCCTGCTTTATTAGGTTGTGATGTCGGTTGTTACAGCAGCTC
Above is a genomic segment from Lachancea thermotolerans CBS 6340 chromosome A complete sequence containing:
- the HOP1 gene encoding Hop1p (similar to uniprot|P20050 Saccharomyces cerevisiae YIL072W HOP1 Meiosis-specific DNA binding protein that displays Red1p dependent localization to the unsynapsed axial-lateral elements of the synaptonemal complex required for homologous chromosome synapsis and chiasma formation); protein product: MSTAQQTKPKTVVSTTTGITCEQSQKLVQTMLTMSFGCLSFLRGLFPDDNFIDQRFVPEKVIKNYNKDRNEAPANSIKIKTLVRGKTPEADLFLDWLEKGVFQSIKVKYLKALSLGVFTHEEAPSDLLENYLFSFSYGDDGQVSMGVNGEEGEVSLLDSRRVVQQLMRRFIIITQSLEPLPEKRFLTMRLLFNENAPPEYQPQYFRDATYDKPSIIKIPKSADLDTYSVGSIDTKFHEVSLKVLSVVESTNDASPVPTRDIDPFSLVEPVDAIEETNLSFSQVAFETPRRPLSQTTKYLKNYLTAPSAEVANTQHLNEHDTYDCQCAIPCPQSTSKSICCTQCKRKVHRICYGNYRRTSINKCISCLMKGKSFNCRTWSFKTFMMLRRIYRFMIKKPDFPSTLSEFYEILAGTDTDPEIKRCINVSISILFYDEVFVLEKERRPQTSSKNQFLKSSNYITIDQSGIVVKNLGELPLNTKPVWSFIFNSAKAQAAYTTALFETPEQVSASLESISAAIKKVEQLSRTHQCTNERAIGSSFDFNSLRIDDDTQDSLGPLKRKHPNLRDFLDNGKNSQLDDTLDMHSYKPQKIRKISASKKTLKSVW
- a CDS encoding uncharacterized protein (some similarities with uniprot|P40052 Saccharomyces cerevisiae YER079W Hypothetical ORF); amino-acid sequence: MEDSSIFSQSSKDVSSAISLYNMPTGEDASIRGLLDYDPSEEAQSSGISRPLSRSSVTSSLSMVATKDGVEGRRVHRYGIPQYSLNLLDAMSQPPPLKGKVHTRQNAQSHHLSPQENKEDSETQLYQDLMHSPPITLKEKMQLFRDNSESSHLDYSEESYQEGSTSLSGKDQLHSLHSYKKDIASERDDSDDYSQ
- the AIM9 gene encoding Aim9p (similar to uniprot|P40053 Saccharomyces cerevisiae YER080W FMP29 The authentic non-tagged protein was localized to the mitochondria), translated to MLRYNLRIPVQAKKAMGSLAPLRPMKSRFGLRCISDKPNEVFTKLSDDNDPQRDAFFKYSWGSWLANDRQEKEKRTTKFSIEGLTDVINDLHAQSKEKAKSEASEGNIPPPSYNPNLTVSLSHNLSALTLGSLNPNETLRVTAMASIHEGKHHRIYKVDTNADKSFILRIPYATNSEAAISYRLKSEVATMDFADLKLGLKVPKVYCFGANALNPIRQPFILEEHIEGRLLMRDWNPLEDDASDKKAHISKLNKVIDPLSQFQSKLLSVEFNQFGSLYFAKDYPDSEGPAYEGEKNESLKNRWSVGPSVERCFWRQKSALPLDKLMQFVGPWSKSKPMDIVKSLGLLEAENAKSRLALQQTDASPAPIEESILREQVRTFENLAEISSSLFNTKSHVIPNIDSLLKPRLYHPDLDPMNVLLDEKDNSAPYLLDFENTSIKPFILQNSPQFVAYDGPKIYNLEEDVEGYKDLSEAEKVQYQFMYKRTRNQHLWESALNKNFNKLISAVAPPVKLLRSPYVACVERKNDMEYLLVDESLIQLREVWEVFAKNKLVSEKKFPLEYTEEQLQKHSTDLNAFHEQLIKSPFAATQGWIPQDMFENLVKAGILIKDKNGDYTIKQ
- a CDS encoding KLTH0A05038p (highly similar to uniprot|P40510 and to YER081W uniprot|P40054 Saccharomyces cerevisiae SER3 3-phosphoglycerate dehydrogenase, catalyze the first step in serine and glycine biosynthesis; isozyme of Ser33p), yielding MASPQQINNLQNSFQSAVNLGGSPGIVSTSPTQSFMSSVPRRVSASRQTKALKPFSTGDIKILLLENVNQTAVEIFNGQGYQVEFHKSSLSEDELIEKIRDVHAVGIRSKTRLTEKVLKHAKNLVVIGCFCIGTNQVDLDYAAKIGVAVFNSPFSNSRSVAELIMAEVISLARQLGDRSIEMHTGTWNKVASKCWEVRGKTLGIIGYGHIGSQLSVLAEAFGMQVLYYDIVTIMALGTAKQVSTLDKLLSESDFVTCHVPATEDTKNLLSAPQFAAMKDGSYVLNASRGTVIDIPSLIQAIKAGKIAGTALDVYPHEPAKNGAGAFNDELNSWISELVSLPNVILTPHIGGSTEEAQSAIGIEVATNLSKYINEGASVGSVNFPEVSLRGLDLDQENVVRVLYIHHNVPGVLKTVNNILSNHNIEKQFSDSSGDIAYLMADISSVNQSDIKDIYDQLNATEYKISIRLLY